The Rubidibacter lacunae KORDI 51-2 DNA window CCCCTGCTGGCGCAGGCGGAGGCTGATTTCTATAGCAAGCGGCCAGATCTGGTGGCAATGGGGCAGAACCTGTTTAATTGGCTCAACGGGAAGGGAGGCTGGCTGACTCAGTCGCTGGAGCGCGCGGCGGGTGGATTAGCGATCGCCCTCGCCGTTTCCGAGCAATGGGGGAATTTGCCGTGGGAGTTACTGCATGACGGGACGTCGTTTTTAGTCGGTCGGGTACCGTCAGCGGTCATCGTGCGCTGGGTGAAAGGCGCGGTGGGGCCGTTGAAACCCCGAGATCGGGGGTTGAATCTGCTGTTCATGGCCACCTCGCCAGAAGATGTGCGGCCCCTGCTGGAATTCGAGCAGGAAGAAGCAAACATTTTAAAGATTACAGAGGAGCTGGAGCTGAGTTTGCGGGTGGAGGAAAGTGGTTGTGTAGACGAGTTGAAAAAGCGCTGGGGGCGGTCTAAGCAGAATGAATTTGACGTGTTTCATTTAACGGGGCACGCCAGTTTGGACGCGGCTGGGAAGCCCTTTTTCATCACGGAAACCCTAACCGGAGAACGGGCGGATACGTCCCCCGAGGATTTGCTGGAGGCGTTTGGTCATAAGCCGCCGCGATTGGTATTTCTGTCGGGTTGTCGGACTGGCGAAAGCGGAAATGATGGGTCGGTGCCGTCCATGGCGGAGGCTTTAGTGCAAAAGGGGGTGCCAGCGGTTTTGGGCTGGGGGCGATCGGTCATTGACGCTAGCGCAACCCAAGCCGCAGCTTGTTTGTACGAGCGGTTAGCGGAAGGCGATTCGTTAACCGCGGCATTAGGGGCAACGTATCGCTTTTTACGGCAGGAGAACATTCCCGATTGGCATTTGTTGCGGCTGGTGGTGCGAAGTGACGGCAACAATGAAGCGGCTTGGCAGGCGTTGACGGAGGCACCCGGCTTTGACTATGTACCGGAGCGGAATGAAGTAGATCGAGGGTTTCTGGATGCGAAGACGCAGCAGGTGCGAGTGGCGACGGGGGAAGCATTTGTCGGGCGGCGACGCATTTTGCAGCAGAGTTTGCGATATTTGCTGTCGCGGAATGCGGTGGGATTGCTGCTGCACGGCATGGGCGGAAACGGGAAGAGCACGGTGGGATTGCGGCTCTTAGAGCGGTTGAAGGGTTTTAAGTACGAGCCGGTAGTGTTGTATCGAGAGCGGCTGGATGATTTAACAGAGCAGGTGCTTCGGGGTCGATTGGCGCCGTTTCAATCGGAGCGAGGCCAACAGATATTGGAATCGAAATTGCCGTGGCGGGAGCGGTTGACGCGGTTTTTAGCGGAGGGGCTGAAAGGCGAACAGCGACTGTGTTTTGTGCTGGATGATTTTGAGGTGAATATCGAGCCTCAGTCCGACGGGACTCCCGTGTTAAAAAATCAAGCGAAGCAGCCGTTGAAGGATTTGCTGCAGGCGCTACAACAATGTGCGAAGCCCCATCGGTTGATTCTGACCAGTCGGTATGATGTGGCACTGCCAGATTTAGAACAAAAGATGCTGCGAGTGCTGATGCCGGCCCTAGCTGGGGGCGAACTGCTGAAAAAATATCAGCGACTGCCGGCGTTTGAACGAAACTCAACGGTAGCTCCCGAGCTACAAGCCCAGGCGAAAGCGGCAGCGGAGGGGAATCCGCGGTTGCTGGAGTGGCTTGATGGAGTGTTGCAGGATGCAGAGACGGACAAAGCCGTGATTTTGGAGCGAATGCAGGCGACAACGGCGGAGTTTCGGGAGGATATTCTGGCGGCGGAGTTGTTGAAGCAGCAGTCGCCGGAGTTGCGGATGTTGTTATCTCGCGGACTGCTATTTGAGTTGGCGGTGCCCTCAACGGCGATGGTAGCGCTTTGGGAGGATGGGTTTGGTTGGGAAGCGCATTCACGTCGAGCAGTAGCCCTAGGGTTACTGGAAAAAAGTGTGGCCCAAGGGCAAGACTTTTATCGTGTGCCGCGGATACTTGAGCCACTATTGCCAGAGCCGAAAGAGAAGAAAAGGTTAGTCGAGAAAGGGGTAAAAGCACTTTGGAATTGTTGGCAAGATAGTTCCCTCGCCGACGAACAGATGCTGATGCTTAACGATCTCGCCCAATTTGCAGAGGCTGGTGAGATTGCATTGAAGGTTAGTAATAAACTATCGCTTAGACGCGAGCAACAAGGACGTTATCGGGAAGGGATATTCTTCGGGGAAAACGCCCTTGGGATCGCGAAAAGCTTATTAGGAGAAGACCACCCGTCTACCGCCACCAGTTACAGCAACCTGGCGGCACTCTACGAATCGCAAGGGCGGTACGAGGAAGCGGAACCGCTGTACAAAAAAGGGTTGGCGCTCAGGCAACGGATACTGGGAGAAGACCACCCGTCTACCGCCACCAGTTACAACAACCTGGCGGCACTCTACGAATCGCAAGGACGGTACGAGGAAGCGGAACT harbors:
- a CDS encoding tetratricopeptide repeat protein, with translation MDTLFVEMRVIDGSQAELRYWQPGRVIESEFLDLESIQPLLAQAEADFYSKRPDLVAMGQNLFNWLNGKGGWLTQSLERAAGGLAIALAVSEQWGNLPWELLHDGTSFLVGRVPSAVIVRWVKGAVGPLKPRDRGLNLLFMATSPEDVRPLLEFEQEEANILKITEELELSLRVEESGCVDELKKRWGRSKQNEFDVFHLTGHASLDAAGKPFFITETLTGERADTSPEDLLEAFGHKPPRLVFLSGCRTGESGNDGSVPSMAEALVQKGVPAVLGWGRSVIDASATQAAACLYERLAEGDSLTAALGATYRFLRQENIPDWHLLRLVVRSDGNNEAAWQALTEAPGFDYVPERNEVDRGFLDAKTQQVRVATGEAFVGRRRILQQSLRYLLSRNAVGLLLHGMGGNGKSTVGLRLLERLKGFKYEPVVLYRERLDDLTEQVLRGRLAPFQSERGQQILESKLPWRERLTRFLAEGLKGEQRLCFVLDDFEVNIEPQSDGTPVLKNQAKQPLKDLLQALQQCAKPHRLILTSRYDVALPDLEQKMLRVLMPALAGGELLKKYQRLPAFERNSTVAPELQAQAKAAAEGNPRLLEWLDGVLQDAETDKAVILERMQATTAEFREDILAAELLKQQSPELRMLLSRGLLFELAVPSTAMVALWEDGFGWEAHSRRAVALGLLEKSVAQGQDFYRVPRILEPLLPEPKEKKRLVEKGVKALWNCWQDSSLADEQMLMLNDLAQFAEAGEIALKVSNKLSLRREQQGRYREGIFFGENALGIAKSLLGEDHPSTATSYSNLAALYESQGRYEEAEPLYKKGLALRQRILGEDHPSTATSYNNLAALYESQGRYEEAEL